The sequence agagggagaagcaggctccatgcagggagcctgatgcgggactcaatccagcgtctccaggatcacgccccaagccaaaggcagatgctcagccactaagccacccaggcatcccataaaataaaatttgaaatataaaatctatTGGATTTGTTTCCCACCAAAAACCATAACATATTCCTTacagaataaattagaaaatcagagaaataaaaggaattttaaaaaatcatccacaATTCCACTACATAAAGGCAAtcaaataatgtgttttttttataatttcttttcatttttttcaagtagtgTCTTAGTTTTGcataaatataactatattttactattataagCACTGTCCATGCtattaagttcattttttttaaagatttatttaattaagagagagaaagtacgaGGGATAGCGActgagaggagggacagagggagagaatctcaagtagactccccactgagcccgtAGCACctcgtggggctcaatctcaggacccgtgaaatcatgacctgatggGAAATTACCAGTTGGCacttaactggctaagccaccccAGGGTATAtgctcttcacttttttttttttttaatttttaatttttatttttattttttatgatagtcacagagagagagagagacagagacagagacacaggcacagggagaagcaggctccatgcactgggagcccgatgtgggattcgatcccgggtctccaggatcgcgccctgggccaaaggcaggcgccaaaccgctgcgccacccagggatccctgctcttcACTTTAATGCCTGAGTACTACCTATCCCGTTGAACAGATATAAGTAATTAATtattcttctggttttttttgACAGTAGTTAATGTTTTGgatttaaaccttttttttttttttaaagattgtatttatttattcttgagagacacagagagagaagcagagacataggcagagggagaagcagactctctgtagggtgcctgatgcaggacttgatcccaggaccccaggatcacgacctgagccaaacaaagacagatgctcaaccactgagccacccaggtgcccctaaacgttttttaaataaatgttcagaaaaaaataaaaataataaataaataaataaatgttcagattagaggtgcctggctggctcagtttgaaGAGCATGTGACccctgatctcggggtcatgagttagaAGTCCATGATGGGTATagagaatactaaaaaaaataaacaaacttaaaaaaaaaaaccctatgacttttttttttttaagatttatttatttatttatttatttatttatttatttatttatttatgatagacacacagagggaggcagagacataggcagagggagaagcaggctccatgccaggagcccgaggcgggactggatcccaggactccaggatcacgccttgggctaaaggcaggcgccaaactgctgagccacacagggatccctgacctttttttttttttttttttttaatttatttatgatagtcacagagagagaaagagaggcagagacacaggcagagagaagcaggctccatgcaccgggagcccgacgtgggattcgatcccgggtctccaggatcgcgccctaggccaaaggcaggcgccaaaccgctgcgccacccagggatccctcacattattttcttaaagtaaataaaaaatacaaatgctggGTGGATGAGTAGTAGAAACATTTCTCAGGATCTTGATACAGAGTGTTGGGTTGTGATTTTTCGGTTGGacttatttgaaatttatcttttctttaggTATACTCAGCATAATGCTGTTCTAAGCCTAGAACAGagaaaattttatgaagaaaatgggTTTCTTGTCATTAAAAGTTTGGTGTCTGATGCTGACATTCAACGCTTTAGGTACAGTAACCTTTcgttattttacagaaatatgtTGTATGTTTGCAATGGGAACATGGGTAAGAGTAGCGTGTGCATGTTCAGATATTTTTCAGGGACTGGTTCCTTGGGAAGTGGTTGGGAACATAAAGGGCTGGCTTTAATCTTAGCCCTTCTACTAAATGTTGTGTGCCCTGGGGCAACTTACTTTCCatgcctctcctttctcatctgtaaaatggggatagtagtACTGAGCCCTAGTgttgttgtgaggactgaatAAAGTAAAAGACGCACAGAGTGCTTCCAACCGGGCCTGGCCCATGGAATGGAGGAGAGAAGTATTTGCCATTGTTACTCAGATGCAACCAAATCACAGATTTTCCCCACTGTTTTCTTAGGCTAAGGAAGCTGTGAGTTCTCACAGTGAATTCTGGCCTCACAGTGAGGAGGCAGGGGCTTGTGAGCTGgccatttcctcctccccatgCTCAGAGCTGCTCAGCCTGGCCTGGAGGTCAACTTGGTGCAGAGACACCATCTCCTCAATCTTTGTGGATCTTTCCACAGAACTGGCCAGGCAggtgcctggagcctgcagtAATGACATCATCTGCCAATTTCATTTCCTAGGGACCAGTTTGAAAGGATCTGCAGAGGGGAGGTGAAACCAGAACAAATGATGATAATGAGAGATGTGTCCATTGCAAAATCAGAATATATTCCAAGTGAAAGGATGATTTCAAAGATCCAAGACTTCCAAGAAGACAAGGAACTCTTCAGATACTGCACTCTCCCTGAGGTTGGAGAaccttcctgtgttttctttgtttttaggttAACAGGCTAATCATGATGAGCCTCCAGGGTTCCCACCTTTTGTGTAACACGGGAACAAACTGGTTGTCACTGTGTGTTGTCCACTTATAATAGATCTGACATCTTCCCATGTGACTTATATATTATCACttgtgtatctatatctatatcatacTTGCAAACTTCTGCATAGCATCCCATTGTAtcaatgtaccacagtttatgaaccatttatttcaaatgcttttagttttatttttattattttttaaagattttacttatttattcatgagagagagagagaggcagagacataggcagagggagaagcagactcctcacacaGAGCCCGATGCCGGATCTGATACCTGGACTgtgatcacaccttgagccaaaggcagaggctcaaccgctgagtcactctAGTGTCCTGGTTgtgtgtggagattacttaaaatttaaaaaattctttaaacaaatgataaaaagaaaagaatattttcctgCCTGTACAGAGAAGACTGTACAGGCAGGCCACCTATCATGTCCAGCCCCTTGCGTTGGGGACAAAGGGGGACATGGCCCCTGAATCATCTATTCTTCCCAACCTCAAGTCTTGCAACGGAAATGGAACTTGTGAGCATCGATCAAGGAAGAAAAGCTTGAAGTTAGAGGCAACTTGCATTAGATGAATCACGATGAGGCCTCCAGGGTTCCCACTGTTCTCAAATGTGCACCATGCACGTGCTGGTTCATGCAATGATTTTTAGGAGGTGGGGATGATATAGTAGTTGGGTATTTATTTCAGTGTGTATTGGAAAAAGTAACCAGCGCATCTTACCTATGACTTCAGGAATATTATTAATCAGGATAAGACATGATTTAATTTAGGGAAATTATTGGCTAATATTGGGTAGTTCTGTCACATATGCTAGAAATGGTAAAATGGCTCTTGAGTCACTGAAGTTTAGAAAATACTGGTAGGAGATGCTGGGATGGCCTGGCTGGGTGGAGCATGTgagtcatgagctcaagccccacattgggatagagattatttaaaaaaaagtgatgcttgggtgactcagcagttgagtgtctgcctttggctcagggcacggtcccggagtcccgggatcagatcctgctttgggctccctgcatggagcctgctcctccctcttcctatgtctctgcctctctctgtaaataaataaaatcttaaaaaaaaacaaaacaaacaaaaaaacaggaaaagaaaatacttgcCTAAGGGAATCCTAAAAGTTTAtaccctttacaaaaaaaaacaagtatgagGCCTAACTCCTAGGATTTTAGTACCATTCGAGTGTTTCATGTTCAAGTTGCCAATATTCCTTATACATGAGATAAAATAGTGAGGAAAGCAGTAGAAGAGGCCTCATTTTTAGAGTCAGACAGAATTGGAGATGGAATATCATCCATTTCAATTGGCTCTGCCAACTTGGGCAATTTATCTGCAAGCTAATGATTCTTTAAAGCATCATTAATTCCAGGGggcagagcagcccaggtggcttggcagtttggcaccacctttggcccagggtgtggtcccagggtcccgggattgagtccctcatcgggctccatgaagcctgcttctccctctgcctgtgtctctgcctctgtgtgtgagtgtgtgtgtgtctctcatgaataaatgaatgacatcttttaaaaaaaaattccaggggcATTACTTTTCAGGGATCGTTGTGAGACGTAAGTGGCTGACACATTAAGCCCCTGGCAGGTGGTAGGCATACAAAGCTGAGTGCTTTCCTCCCTAGTGGGTTAGGTGTAAGGAGGGAGCACACCCGCTGCCAGACCCCAGTCCAAAttcagcaaacacacacacacctcccatccccccactccccccacgaGCTCTCATTGCACCTTGGTGTCAAGCACCAGTGCCCATGTTATTATTTAACATCCTTCCAACAGAATATAGATGCCATGGGAGGAGGGACCTGCTCATCTCACTCCCCTGCTGCGTGTCCTTTTCTATTACTGTCTGGTTTGCAGCCCTCAGTGAAGAgctgtggaaagggaggtggcctGACTGTGAAGTGTCCCCCTGTTGCTGTTCTTTTGTCTCCTGGGCTCTGCATGGCAGTTACATGTGTGTTGGGGCCTCtcatcccttcattttttttctttctttttttttcttttaagattttatttatttattcatgatgcgcgcacacacacacaaaggcagagacataggctgagggagaagcagattctttgcagggagcccaatgggggatttgatcccaggaccccagcatcacaccctgagctgaaggtaggcgctcaatctgtgagccagccgggtgcccctgaCGGTCCCTTCTTATGAAGAATCTccatgagggaaagagaaaggtgTCCTCTCCCTGGGCATCTATGGACAGTTTCAGTTGAAAGAAGGGTATTCCTGTCCTTCCCAGTCGAAAGCTGAGAGAAACTCATCCCATTCTCATAGAAAAAGTGATTCAGTTTCCAACTGGCTTGAAAGAGCCTGCTTAATTGAGTGTTGCAGATTTCCAGTGCtgactttttcattctttgtttgcAAAGTTGTGACATaccaacagttttttaaaaatatgtattcttggtagggaggggcagagggagagaaacacaaGTAGACTCACCACTGAACAATTAGTCCAACCTAGCCCATGATattatgaccctgggatcatgacctgagctgaaatcaggagtcggatgcttaaccagctgagtcacccagggactTCTACCAAGTGTTTTGTTATACATTGACATCCTGGCTCTTGTACAGATAACTGTACTTTATACCATGGGCctatttatttgatttctcatgaaacttttttcttcttttctcttagaTTCTGAAATATGTGGAGTGCTTCACTGGACCCAATATTATGGCCATGCATACAATGCTGATAAACAAACCACCAGATTCCGGTAAAGGGCTCttatttcaaagaggaaaaaaaaaacccaggaagtTTCAAACGTTCCAACTATAGCTGTGTGTATAACTGCtaaactttgggttttttttttaagatttatttatttattcatgatagacacacagatagagagaggcagagacacaggaggagggagaagcaggctccatgccgggaacccgatgcgggacccgatcccgggactccaggaccccgccctgggccaaaggcaggcgctaaaccactgagccacccagggatccccaactgttaaactttgataaataaatatttatatacttttattcatGTCTCAAAACAGCACACATAATAGTGAAGTAGAATAgttatttcagatatattttttaaagattttatttatttattcatgagagagagagagggatccctgggtggctcagtggtttggtgcctgcctttggcccagggcgtgatcctggagtcccgggatcgagtcccacgttgggctccctgcatggagcctgcttctccccctgcctgtgtctctgcctctctctctctctctctctctctctctctgtgtctatcatgaataaataaataaatctttttttttttttttttttttaaagaaaggcagagagagaagcaggctctatgcagggaacccaacatgatATTATAATAGCAACCATCAGTTGCTATTATTATAACCATTACCTCTAAGCTTTGTTAACCATTCTCACCTATGATAGCATGAATTCTGCTTTCCTGATTGAAGACATTATTATTactaacaaaattaaaactatatttataaatcacaaactacagttgcttttaaaaattccttgtgCTTGCTCAAATGTAGCTCCTAAGATCTTATTACCAAAGAAAGTGATTTGAGAGTTAAAACCCAGGAATGTGTACTTTAAAAAGATTCTGTgaagcccaatgcgagacttgaactcatgaccctgagatcaagccttgagctgaaatcaagagtcagatgcctaactgagccaaccaggtgcaccaaggaatctgcattttttaaaaaagattttacttatttattcatgagagacacacagagagagagagagagagaaagacagagacagagacacaggcagagggagatgcagggagcctgatgtgggattcgatagtgggactccaggatcacaccctgggtgcgagggcaggcgccaaaccgctgagccacccagggatccccggaatcTGCACTTTTGAAGCCACCCCAGCTCTTGGGCCATGCTGAGAAATTCTGCTCTACCTGTAATAAACTGATCCTTCAAAATTCTTTATCCTTTCCCActttttctggagaaaaagagCCAGGAGAACTTTATTTGACAGGCCTGTAGCTTAATTAACATCACCAAATCTTTCCTACTCTGGATGTCTTGTTTAGAGACGTCGGGTTGGGGATGGGGGAGCACCAGATTCAGAGTGGAAAATAGGGAGAAACATAAAAATGTCTGAGAGATCTCTGACTCTCCACAGTGATTGTACGCCAAGTGCATCTCATTCTGTGATGTACTTTTTGGAGACCTTTTATTAATTTAGTTAACTGATATTTTTTGTATCAGCCACTTAGAAGGCTGACTGGGAACCAACAATTTGGTTACTCTCTTCAAttactcaaactttttttttttttttgaatactagGTTCTATGCCCAAACCACAattacaaaggaataaaacacaaaagaattcatgacatgaaaaaaaaaaaaaaaggattcatgaCATGTATGAATTGCTAGTGAATGCTGTGTGTCAGTACGTCCTCGGCTCCCAGGAACccagaaaaaaagtagaggaTCTGGAGTCGCCCTGTGGATTTGATATTCAAATTTGATGCTTAGCTCTCTGGACTGATTTTCTGTAATGTTGTTTCACTTCTTTGGGTTTTGTAGGTTTTGCAGGCAAAAGAGATGAAATCTGAGATGCGAGTGTGTGTTAACAGCAGGATCTGTTTCAGGCAAGAAGACATCCCGCCATCCCTTGCATCAGGATCTGCTCTACTTCCCCTTCAGGCCCAGCAATAAAATTGTCTGTGCTTGGACAGCCATGGAGCACATCGACAGGAACAATGGCTGCCTGTGTGTGCTTCCAGGCACACACAAAGGCCCTCTGAAGCCACACGATTATCCCCAATGGGAGGTATGTCTCGTTAGAGGAGGAATCTTACCTTTTTATGtcgttgttttcttttaagattttatttatttgtttgagagagaaagagcacaagcacgTGGGAGAGGAGtcggggagagacagaggggaaggggaaggggcaagcagactctgctgagtcaGATAAGTGGCTTGAACTtcgcaccctgagatcatgactggagttgGCATCAAGACTTGGACCCCCAACTGACTGAAacatccaggcgcccctagagGAGAAATCTTAAccagaatatatgtatttttaaagtataatcgccatttattttttttctgaacacttTTTCTTCAGTTGTTAAGGACCTAGCTCCTTGAGAGTAAGGCTGGAGGACAGAGAGGCTTGGATGGAGGTTTAATGAGGCAAGAAGGATACGGAAAATTACAATGAAGCAGATCTGGACTCAAAACAGAGCCACACAggggcacctagtggctcagtggttgagcatctccctttggatcagggcgtgaccctggagtcctggaatcgagttccgcatcggacacccgcagggagtctgcttctccctttgcctgtgtctctgcctctctcatgaataaataaaatattaaacacacacacacacaataaaattaacatgttgggaaaaaaaaggacttaGCTCCTTACGTGGGCTTCGGTGAAGGTTGTAGGACAGCACCTGCAGGTCtaaattggggtgggggtgtttgGTCCTTCCATGCTTCACAAGAGCGATTCCTGACTACCTGCAGTGAATGGCACAACTCATACAATAATGTACTTTCACATACAGCTTGGGAAGCACATAGGCCTCCACTATGTTCAGAAGAATGAACTTCTTAATGACCTTGTCCTTGGGCACACAATGGGTGCAGTTGGTGTAGCGGATAGGCTGCATGTGGCCACGGCATTTTTTGGCACGAccattatttgttcttttcttagcCATCTTGGGCACGGGACCAAGAGccagaatattttttgttttgatttcaatCAGTATCCATAAAGAGCTTTAACATTGAGATGGCATTTCCTTCGTAATAAAACATCGTTATAGGATTTGGAATTAGAATCAAGGAAGATTCAAGGATGTCAggtaaaataaccatttttcctTCATGAAGTGTTGGAAAGCTGATCAGTGTAGGGAGCTTTGGTAGGTGCTGTATAGGATCTGAGATTATCAAGCCTAATTGCAGAAGTAAGACAAACACTTGCAATACCACAATCCAACGTCAAGTGCCAAGTACTTGTTACGCACCCTTCATGAATGCATTATATAACAGGAAGTTAGTACTTGACTCTGGGGAAGcatgagtagtattccattgcatgactGTTGCATGGTGTATGGATAGAGCTAGTGATGTTGGAAGAGTACAGAAAGCTTTTGAGCCCATGAATGGTGAGATCAAATTCGTTCTTCAAGAATGATAATCTAGAGGCCTAGAGAAGAATATACTGGAGGTGAGAGTccagaggcagagaaaccagAGAGGAGGTGATAAGTGTTTTAGGTATGAGACAATAAGGTCTTGAAACCCCATAATGATGGTCAGAATGGGAAGAGCATGGGTTGTTAAGGCAGGAAGAATGAATGTGGTTTGTAGGAAATAAAGAATATGGCTTTCAGGCCTTCTGTCTCATTAGTTAGATTCTTGCACTGAAGATTAGTGCCAAAGAAAATATTGGAGTCTGGATTCTGATATAaaatctgaaactaaaaaaaaaaaaaaaagtctgaaactATAAGATTCATCAATTAAATTGAGGTTTAGGGAAAGTTTGATGCGGACAACAGAAGTGGGCTGTGGCTGACTTAAGGCAAGGGGAGTGTTTTGGAGGGTAGCAGGTATCTGCTGAGTCC comes from Canis lupus familiaris isolate Mischka breed German Shepherd chromosome 2, alternate assembly UU_Cfam_GSD_1.0, whole genome shotgun sequence and encodes:
- the LOC478000 gene encoding phytanoyl-CoA dioxygenase, peroxisomal (The RefSeq protein has 2 frameshifts compared to this genomic sequence), yielding MNQRQAAARLRVVLGHLGQTSARTGVAYSTSRAVSPNSFHPPQFQYTQHNAVLSLEQRKFYEENGFLVIKSLVSDADIQRFRDQFERICRGEVKPEQMMIMRDVSIAKSEYIPSERMISKIQDFQEDKELFRYCTLPEILKYVECFTGPNIMAMHTMLINKPPDSGKKTSRHPLHQDLLYFPFRPSNKIVCAWTAMEHIDRNNGCLCVLPGTHKGPLKPHDYPQWEGGVNLMFYGIQDYDEKTPRVHLVMEKGDTVFFHPLLIHGSGWNRTQGYRKAISCHFASADCHYIDVKGTSQDVTERDIVGIGHKLYGIPKDTSLKEVSRYRARLVKGRRINL